The following coding sequences are from one Solanum stenotomum isolate F172 unplaced genomic scaffold, ASM1918654v1 scaffold9835, whole genome shotgun sequence window:
- the LOC125853177 gene encoding nudix hydrolase 8-like: MSSNFCRFSVLTSGLLTKASYSSTSYDATRSVSKKNFLEDTFSYKINGTNHTSLYFRDKWLLDASDDEYGGVLVNAERLPSDPDKFTFVLRASLSHWKVKGKKGVWLKLPLEKCDLVPVAVKEGFQYHHAERGYVMMTYWIPEEPCMLPSNASHQVGVGGFVINDKNEVLVVQEKHFTPALLGLWKIPTGFIHESEEIFTGIVREVQEETGIDTEFVEVMAFRHVHDVAFQKSDLFFICLLRPLSKQIMVDDLEIQDAKWMPLVEFVEQPLIQEDNMFKKIIDIFIARLGKRYCGLSVHQLVSKFDDKLSTLYFNTVDDPNLNCQAS; this comes from the exons ATGAG TTCGAATTTTTGTAGATTTTCTGTTTTAACTTCAGGGCTGTTAACAAAGGCTTCTTATTCAAGCACTTCTTATGATGCTACAAGATCAGTTAGCAAGAAGAATTTCTTAGAGGACACTTTCTCTTATAAGATAAACGGTACAAACCATACAAGTTTGTATTTTCGAGATAAATGGTTGCTTGATGCCTCTGACGATGAATATGGAGGAGTACTCGTCAACGCAGAAAGACTACCATCTGATCCCGACAAATTTACCTTTGTGCTTCGTGCATCTCTCTCTCATTGGAAAGTGAAG GGGAAGAAGGGAGTTTGGCTTAAGCTACCATTGGAAAAATGTGATCTAGTTCCTGTTGCAGTAAAG GAAGGATTTCAATACCATCATGCAGAAAGAGGATATGTTATGATGACTTATTGGATTCCGGAGGAACCCTGTATGCTTCCTTCGAATGCATCGCATCAAGTTGGAGTTGGGGGTTTTGTGATCAACGATAAAAATGAG GTGCTTGTCGTGCAAGAGAAACATTTTACACCGGCTCTTTTAGGCTTATGGAAAATACCAACTGGTTTTATTCATGAG TCCGAGGAGATTTTTACAGGAATTGTAAGAGAAGTGCAGGAGGAAACTGGG ATTGATACTGAATTTGTGGAGGTTATGGCTTTCAG GCATGTTCACGATGTGGCCTTTCAAAAGTCAGATTTGTTCTTCATCTGCCTGTTAAGACCCCTGTCAAAACAGATCATGGTTGATGATCTAGAAATTCAGGATGCTAAG TGGATGCCTCTAGTTGAGTTTGTGGAGCAACCTCTAATCCAAGAAGACAACATgttcaagaaaataattgacATTTTCATCGCTAGACTAGGGAAGCGCTACTGTGGATTGTCTGTGCATCAACTGGTTTCCAAATTTGATGACAAACTTTCTACATTGTACTTTAACACAGTTGATGATCCAAATTTGAACTGTCAAGCCAGTTAG
- the LOC125853176 gene encoding disease resistance protein At4g27190-like gives MTCCCIICFIIDDVHELENEWESMQENIAAAKTLRYRCCPNCSLRSEVWTQAQNSIQVKLCSLKNGGESFGSNLMEENYRMEKVEHLPGPSIKDQPAARRNLDKILEHLENDEVGIIGVWGAGGIGKTTLVKNLNNELKQIDVSIRSKLSFGVVIWVTVPKPPIDIRKVQAQIADRLSLEVNTDQGSEESNASKIYQRLHEQEKSFLVILDDVWEAIDLDKVGVPQPKDHAGSKVIITSRFLDVCNQMKIDTEMKVFTLDEDESWHLFIENAGDNANRVDIQPLAMGIAKECGGLPLAITIIGASMRGKKRAEEWEDALESLRMSEPNDKDTGDKVYQVIKWSFDSLKQRSNRNKRRSDIQSCFLYCSLYPAAIPTNDLIRCWWAEGFLGEHDTYEKAYNRGITIIEELKNVCLLEEAYVRMISVMHDVVRDVAKWIDNSFGDEHSSVIQAGIELIKISNVEVVSASVKRLSFITQGIQYLPDNFTKCPKTTSLLLQENKSLVKISDKFFLSFPVLRVLNLSYTSIRVLPSSVNNLSQLRALILGYCYELKELPAIGNLCNLQLLDCDKTGLCCLPEGMDKLTNLRLLNMPLRKFKENIDLGVFHELQRLETLHLPISHEDVGATSFDEISHLPNLTSLFIKLDSSSISSLKSDHTWMKRLKRFHITVGNTKIHHQVPFNKSTKAICLIRFDTFNNKVWLPSMLQFASHLYLKLCLCMDLTEFIRNNSFDGLKSLDINQCSCGFGTSIEGSGQFDDPMPNPELLRFHSVNHLKNVSDFGHFLGLRFSKLRKLNLHRCRTLTCLFNVGGAFSVPRHLEEITLTHCFRLRELLAQFGSSQTTFVSSEIPRVRKLRLDCLSALETFGEPESMWEHLEGLIVIGCNGIRKLPLSIQTSNNIKRIRGSSEWWSQLEWDDEKYKSNLENCFTNIL, from the exons ATGACATGT TGTTGTATTATCTGCTTTATTATCGATGATGTTCACGAGCTGGAGAATGAATGGGAAAGTATGCAAGAAAACATTGCAGCGGCGAAGACACTTAGATATAGGTGTTGTCCCAATTGCAGCCTCCGCTCTGAAGTCTGGACTCAAGCACAGAATAGTATCCAAGTTAAACTTTGCAGTCTTAAAAATGGCGGAGAAAGCTTTGGATCCAATTTGATGGAAGAAAATTACCGTATGGAAAAAGTTGAGCACTTACCAGGACCATCAATAAAAGACCAGCCAGCCGCAAGAAGGAATCTCGACAAAATCCTCGAACACTTGGAAAACGATGAG GTTGGCATCATCGGAGTGTGGGGTGCAGGAGGAATTGGGAAAACTACTTTGGTGAAGAATTTGAACAATGAGCTTAAACAGATTGACGTGTCAATTAGGTCTAAACTGTCTTTTGGTGTTGTGATATGGGTTACAGTACCCAAACCGCCAATAGACATAAGAAAGGTTCAAGCACAAATTGCTGACAGATTAAGCCTAGAGGTAAATACTGATCAGGGAAGTGAAGAAAGCAATGCCAGCAAAATCTATCAAAGGCTTCATGAGCAGGAAAAGAGTTTCCTTGTGATACTAGATGATGTTTGGGAAGCTATAGATTTGGATAAGGTAGGTGTGCCCCAACCAAAAGATCACGCAGGAAGCAAGGTTATTATAACTTCTCGTTTTTTGGATGTTTGTAACCAAATGAAAATTGACACCGAAATGAAGGTTTTCACATTGGATGAAGATGAATCTTGGCATCTGTTTATTGAAAATGCGGGAGATAATGCCAATCGGGTGGATATTCAGCCATTAGCAATGGGTATTGCAAAAGAGTGTGGTGGTTTACCTTTAGCAATCACTATTATTGGAGCATCTATGAGAGGGAAGAAAAGGGCCGAGGAATGGGAAGATGCTTTGGAATCACTTAGAATGTCTGAACCTAATGACAAAGACACAGGAGATAAGGTTTATCAGGTCATCAAATGGAGTTTTGATTCTTTAAAGCAAAGAAGCAATAGGAACAAAAGGAGAAGTGACATTCAAAGTTGTTTCTTGTATTGCTCCTTATATCCAGCGGCTATTCCAACAAATGATCTCATACGTTGCTGGTGGGCAGAGGGATTCCTTGGTGAACACGACACATATGAAAAAGCTTACAACAGAGGAATCACAATTATTGAGGAACTAAAAAATGTCTGCTTACTAGAAGAAGCCTATGTTCGGATGATTTCTGTGATGCATGATGTGGTTCGTGATGTTGCTAAATGGATAGATAATTCCTTTGGGGATGAACACAGTTCTGTTATTCAAGCTGGAATTGAGTTAATTAAGATTTCAAATGTTGAAGTAGTGTCAGCTTCTGTCAAGAGATTATCTTTCATAACCCAAGGAATTCAATATCTACCTGATAACTTCACGAAATGCCCAAAGACAACATCTTTACTTTTGCAAGAGAATAAATCCCTTGTGAAAATTTCCGATAAATTCTTTTTGTCATTTCCAGTTCTAAGAGTTCTGAACCTGAGTTATACTAGTATTAGAGTACTGCCCTCTTCCGTCAATAATTTAAGTCAACTACGTGCTCTAATACTAGGATACTGCTATGAGTTGAAAGAATTACCAGCTATTGGTAATCTTTGCAATTTGCAGTTGCTCGATTGTGATAAGACAGGGTTATGTTGTCTGCCCGAAGGAATGGACAAGTTGACAAATCTGAGGCTATTAAATATGCCTTTACGTAAGTTTAAGGAGAACATCGACCTGGGGGTTTTCCACGAGTTGCAAAGGCTTGAAACGTTACATCTACCCATAAGCCATGAAGATGTTGGTGCAACTTCTTTTGATGAGATATCACATCTACCCAATCTGACAtcactttttattaaattggATAGCTCAtcaatttcaagtttgaaaagtGACCACACCTGGATGAAAAGATTGAAAAGATTTCACATTACAGTTGGGAATACTAAAATTCATCATCAGGTACCATTCAACAAGTCAACAAAGGCGATATGCCTTATACGTTTTGACACTTTCAATAACAAAGTCTGGCTCCCAAGCATGTTGCAGTTTGCTTCACATTTGTACTTGAAACTATGCCTATGCATGGATCTCACAGAGTTCATTCGGAACAACAGTTTTGATGGATTAAAATCACTAGACATAAATCAATGCTCTTGTGGTTTTGGAACATCGATAGAAGGAAGTGGACAGTTTGATGATCCTATGCCAAATCCGGAGCTTCTCAGATTCCATTCTGTAAATCATTTAAAGAATGTTTCTGATTTCGGTCATTTTCTGGGCCTAAGATTTTCTAAATTACGCAAACTGAATCTACACCGTTGTCGTACTTTAACATGTCTTTTTAATGTTGGTGGAGCTTTTTCTGTACCCAGGCACTTGGAAGAAATTACACTTACCCATTGTTTTCGGCTGAGAGAGTTACTGGCACAATTCGGCTCAAGTCAGACGACATTCGTTAGCTCAGAAATTCCAAGAGTCCGAAAGTTACGCTTGGATTGTTTATCCGCATTAGAAACGTTTGGGGAGCCAGAGAGTATGTGGGAACACCTGGAGGGACTTATAGTGATCGGATGCAATGGAATAAGGAAGTTGCCTCTCTCTATTCAAACCTCCAACAACATCAAACGAATAAGAGGATCATCAGAATGGTGGAGCCAACTGGAGTGGGATGACGAAAAATACAagtcaaatttagagaattgtttCACTAACATATTATAA
- the LOC125853179 gene encoding disease resistance protein At4g27190-like, translated as MEKLKKLREDIKGKVEIAEGEGYKPKPDVVKWIEDVEKVENDWGTMKESIEAAKMLTYKCCPNCSLRLEVGTQVQKIRDKVCRLTKAEESFGSNLMVENYRMEKVEYLEVPPIKDQPTARKNIDRILKHLENDKCESLQVCIIGVWGAGGIGKTTLMKNLNNELRQIDVSRPKLCFGVVVWITMPKPAEISKVQALIAKRLSLEVDNEGSKESSANKIYQRFNKEKRFLLILDDVWEAINLDHVGVPLYLVHCQQSQVINELTLIVLPSSNYHLPRLRNSYRFHELSIINKSVHGMIIVHTERDNDKLVGSCGGYESWHLLIKNAGDVANRVDIQPSAMGIARECDGLPLAITIIGASMRGKNMVEEWEDALESLRMCEPCDEDVIHEVYKVIKLSFDYLESRDTELSLEQRSNMNKRRGDIKSCFLYCSLYPAAISIDDLIRCWWAEGFLGEHDTYENAYNRGTTMIDRLKDVCLLEEAHWTDCVKMHDLVRDVAKWIANSSNDEHNSVIQAGIGLTEISHTKLSASVKRISFISNKIEHLPDCFMDCPRTTSLLLQDNEPLEKIPDDFFSSFPALRVVNLSETGIRVLINWRRRGRRRKKEIAERKIESK; from the exons ATGGAGAAGCTAAAAAAGTTGAGAGAGGATATCAAAGGAAAGGTGGAAATAGCTGAGGGAGAAGGCTATAAACCAAAACCAGATGTTGTCAAGTGGATCGAAGATGTTGAGAAGGTGGAGAATGATTGGGGAACTATGAAAGAAAGCATTGAAGCGGCTAAGATGCTTACATATAAGTGTTGTCCGAATTGCAGCCTCCGCTTGGAAGTCGGCACTCAAGTGCAGAAGATCCGAGATAAAGTTTGCAGGCTTACAAAGGCCGAAGAAAGCTTTGGATCCAATTTGATGGTAGAAAATTACCGGATGGAAAAAGTTGAGTACTTAGAGGTACCACCAATAAAAGACCAGCCAACAGCAAGAAAGAATATCGACAGAATCCTCAAACACTTGGAAAATGACAAG tgtgAATCCCTTCAGGTTTGCATCATTGGAGTGTGGGGTGCGGGAGGAATTGGGAAAACTACATTGATGAAGAATCTGAACAATGAGCTCCGACAGATTGACGTGTCAAGGCCTAAACTGTGTTTTGGGGTTGTGGTATGGATTACAATGCCCAAACCAGCGGAAATAAGCAAGGTTCAAGCATTAATTGCCAAAAGATTAAGTCTAGAGGTAGATAACGAGGGAAGTAAAGAAAGCAGTGCCAACAAAATCTACCAAAGGTTCAACAAAGAAAAGCGTTTCCTTCTCATACTGGATGATGTTTGGGAAGCTATAAATTTGGATCATGTCGGTGTGCCCCT TTACCTCGTCCATTGCCAACAGTCTCAAGTGATCAATGAGCTCACACTCATTGTACTCCCGTCCAGCAACTACCACCTTCCACGACTTCGCAACAGTTATCGCTTTCACGAGCTTAGCATCATTAACAAAAGTGTTCATGGAATGATCATTGTGCACACTGAAAGAGACAACGACAAACTAGTGGGCTCTTGTGGTGGAT ACGAATCTTGGCATCTGCTTATCAAAAATGCGGGAGATGTTGCCAATCGGGTGGATATTCAGCCATCAGCAATGGGTATTGCAAGAGAGTGTGATGGTTTACCTTTAGCAATCACTATTATTGGAGCATCTATGAGAGGGAAGAACATGGTCGAGGAATGGGAAGATGCTTTGGAATCACTTAGAATGTGTGAACCTTGTGATGAAGATGTAATACATGAGGTTTACAAGGTCATcaagttgagttttgattattTAGAATCTCGGGATACTGAATTATCCTTGGAGCAAAGAAGCAATATGAACAAAAGGAGAGGTGACATTAAAAGTTGTTTCTTGTATTGCTCCTTATATCCGGCGGCTATTTCCATAGATGATCTTATACGTTGCTGGTGGGCAGAGGGGTTCCTTGGTGAACATGACACATACGAAAATGCTTACAATAGAGGAACCACAATGATTGACAGACTAAAAGATGTCTGCTTGCTAGAAGAAGCCCATTGGACGGATTGTGTGAAGATGCATGACTTGGTTCGTGATGTTGCTAAATGGATAGCTAACTCTTCTAATGATGAACACAATTCTGTTATTCAAGCTGGAATTGGATTGACTGAGATATCACATACTAAACTATCAGCTTCTGTCAAGAGAATATCTTTCATAAGCAACAAAATTGAACATCTACCTGATTGTTTCATGGATTGCCCAAGGACAACATCTTTACTTTTGCAAGACAATGAACCCCTTGAGAAAATTCCCGATGATTTCTTTTCGTCATTTCCAGCTTTAAGAGTTGTGAATCTGAGTGAAACTGGTATTAGAGTGTTGATTAATTGGAGAAGAAgagggagaagaagaaagaaagaaattgcAGAGAGAAAAATAGAGTCTAAATGA